The Polyangiaceae bacterium genome includes a region encoding these proteins:
- a CDS encoding alkaline phosphatase family protein, translating into MPERHRPLLSLALACLLVAVVLAGVVGSVVPAREPASFTAPPATHARLARRLMLVIVDGLRYDVASDPARMPQLSRALERESSGELWAGRVSMTTSAVLTIGTGQRGGFEQILRNANPRPPPFDSWLGAARAAGLTLMSVGDPAWAEMYGSALSARRLDPAGVAIDVDFNPITFRDARELRARNPDVLIVHFVTPDHQAHAYTVPSQRYAAHMRGFDRELFQFLSENSPDWTLIVAGDHGAADSGTHGADVPIQRRTVLLAKGPGIQPGQRLGSVDQADLAGTCAALLGLPAPAHSRGHLLVSLLDVSPATRVALACNDAARARAFARASGLALPAEPDCTESADPLGSARASVASVDRAFEAEGGPAVPWLTLASVLLALAAAFVAAGGRSWREIVVALAVLGLGVALTWGVERLPGSAPHTTRIALFVLGNLPALGVLLAPGKLSTWFARAPWVGVALLPGILVATYTTNAQPEAYVALVVASLLFLALGGLDARRPTLRAFTRVLQPAHLVLLLTCLALLSFAGTRPSELYPAWFRQNPGLVLASAILAIGLLALVLGLRSGHRRRFELALSLSLLAIAALVARRFVPALPGRALLVACAIAALFFALRRQRLPALLMGVASYSWVSRDAELVALVATLLVADGVGAAFARHRVTLGGDPERLEPAQLLLVVCFVFGLAFVQRIGIQGALDFGALDWGAAGFGDPHVPAWVVGGALGLKYLLGLWLVLGAFVSELGGALAAPVLRAVFLLFLARTAVLSAMFFVAGSSYWTGLRLLGDLPFAMLWLVAAGIAWAALGGAAKLRSPSPA; encoded by the coding sequence GTGCCCGAACGCCATCGCCCGCTGCTCTCCTTGGCGCTCGCGTGCTTGCTCGTCGCCGTCGTGCTCGCCGGCGTGGTCGGCAGCGTGGTCCCGGCGCGCGAGCCCGCGTCCTTCACGGCTCCGCCCGCGACCCACGCACGGCTGGCCCGACGCCTGATGCTCGTGATCGTCGACGGCCTTCGCTACGACGTTGCCTCGGATCCAGCGCGAATGCCCCAGCTCTCCCGGGCCCTCGAGCGGGAGAGCAGCGGAGAGCTCTGGGCGGGACGCGTCTCGATGACGACGAGCGCGGTCTTGACCATCGGCACGGGACAGCGCGGGGGGTTCGAGCAGATCCTGCGCAACGCCAATCCGAGACCGCCGCCGTTCGACTCCTGGCTCGGGGCAGCCCGCGCCGCGGGGCTCACGCTGATGAGCGTCGGGGATCCGGCCTGGGCCGAGATGTACGGCAGCGCTCTCAGCGCTCGCCGACTCGATCCCGCCGGGGTCGCCATCGACGTCGACTTCAATCCCATCACGTTCCGCGACGCCCGGGAGCTACGCGCGAGAAACCCGGACGTGCTCATCGTGCACTTCGTCACCCCCGACCACCAGGCGCACGCGTACACGGTGCCGAGCCAGCGCTACGCCGCCCACATGCGCGGCTTCGACCGCGAGCTGTTCCAGTTCCTGAGCGAGAATTCGCCGGACTGGACGCTGATCGTGGCCGGGGATCACGGCGCGGCAGACAGCGGGACTCACGGCGCCGACGTGCCGATCCAGCGCCGCACCGTGCTGCTCGCGAAGGGCCCCGGCATCCAGCCTGGCCAGCGGCTCGGGTCCGTCGATCAGGCGGATCTGGCCGGCACCTGCGCGGCGCTGCTCGGGCTGCCGGCACCGGCGCACTCCCGCGGCCACCTGCTGGTGAGCCTGCTCGACGTGAGCCCGGCGACACGGGTCGCCCTTGCCTGCAACGACGCGGCGCGCGCGCGGGCGTTCGCCCGGGCGTCGGGGCTCGCGCTGCCGGCCGAGCCGGATTGCACCGAGAGCGCCGATCCGCTCGGGAGCGCACGCGCCAGCGTGGCGAGCGTCGATCGCGCGTTCGAGGCAGAGGGTGGGCCTGCCGTGCCCTGGCTCACGCTGGCGAGCGTGCTCTTGGCCCTGGCGGCCGCGTTCGTCGCTGCCGGAGGGCGGAGCTGGCGCGAGATTGTCGTCGCGCTCGCGGTGCTCGGCCTCGGCGTGGCGCTCACTTGGGGCGTGGAGCGCCTGCCGGGCAGCGCGCCGCACACGACCCGCATCGCGCTGTTCGTGCTCGGCAACCTGCCCGCGCTCGGGGTGCTGCTCGCGCCCGGGAAGCTCTCGACCTGGTTCGCGCGAGCGCCCTGGGTTGGCGTCGCGCTCTTGCCCGGGATCTTGGTGGCGACCTACACCACCAACGCGCAGCCCGAGGCGTACGTCGCGCTCGTCGTCGCGTCCCTGCTCTTTCTGGCGCTCGGAGGGCTCGACGCCCGGCGCCCGACGCTTCGCGCGTTCACGCGAGTGCTCCAGCCCGCGCACCTGGTCCTGCTCCTCACCTGCCTGGCGCTCTTGTCCTTCGCCGGGACGCGGCCGAGCGAGCTGTATCCGGCCTGGTTTCGCCAGAACCCGGGGCTCGTGCTCGCGTCGGCCATCCTGGCGATCGGGCTCCTGGCGCTCGTGCTCGGGCTGCGTTCGGGGCACCGCCGCCGCTTCGAGCTCGCGCTCTCGCTGAGCCTCTTGGCCATCGCGGCGCTCGTGGCTCGTCGCTTCGTCCCGGCGCTGCCGGGGCGTGCCCTGCTCGTGGCGTGCGCGATCGCAGCGCTCTTCTTCGCGTTGCGCCGCCAGCGCCTGCCGGCGCTCTTGATGGGGGTGGCCAGCTACTCCTGGGTGTCCCGCGACGCCGAGCTCGTCGCCCTCGTCGCCACGCTGCTCGTCGCCGACGGCGTGGGTGCGGCCTTCGCGCGCCACCGCGTCACGCTCGGCGGCGATCCGGAGCGGCTGGAGCCTGCACAGCTCCTCTTGGTCGTCTGCTTCGTGTTCGGGCTCGCGTTCGTGCAGCGCATCGGCATCCAGGGCGCGCTCGACTTCGGCGCCCTGGACTGGGGCGCGGCCGGCTTCGGCGATCCTCACGTGCCGGCCTGGGTGGTGGGCGGCGCCCTCGGGCTCAAGTACTTGCTCGGCTTGTGGCTCGTCCTGGGCGCCTTCGTGTCGGAGCTCGGTGGGGCGCTCGCGGCGCCGGTCTTGCGAGCGGTCTTCTTGCTGTTCCTCGCGCGAACGGCGGTCCTGTCCGCGATGTTCTTCGTCGCCGGCTCGAGCTACTGGACGGGGCTCCGATTGCTCGGCGATCTGCCGTTCGCGATGCTGTGGCTCGTCGCGGCCGGCATCGCCTGGGCGGCGCTCGGCGGAGCCGCCAAGCTCAGAAGCCCGAGCCCAGCCTGA
- a CDS encoding class I SAM-dependent methyltransferase: MKVEHVSCYVCGSSDSRLWARENGWAAVRCGGCGLVYVDPRPALETISRATETGAHAGGVDRYRPKKVAFYRDRLASLYEPGVFRALRGRWLDIGCGYGEFLEALAAASHGALELSGTEPNRVKAASARARGLDVRGLDEDRDGAPFCGISLLNVFGHLPDPPSLLGCLRAELAPDGELLLQTGNWAELERAEIPDRLNLPDHLSFASEALVRRVLETAGFSVVRVGRFDMFRPGLLEKAARALFAKHARPRACDLWFRARPAS; encoded by the coding sequence ATGAAGGTCGAACACGTGAGCTGCTACGTCTGCGGCTCGAGCGACTCGCGCCTCTGGGCTCGGGAGAACGGCTGGGCCGCCGTCCGCTGCGGCGGCTGCGGGCTCGTCTACGTCGACCCGCGGCCCGCTCTCGAGACGATCTCGCGCGCGACGGAGACCGGAGCGCACGCGGGCGGCGTCGATCGCTACCGACCCAAGAAGGTCGCGTTCTACCGGGACCGGCTGGCGAGCCTGTACGAGCCCGGGGTCTTTCGGGCGCTCCGTGGCCGCTGGTTGGACATCGGCTGCGGGTACGGCGAGTTTCTCGAGGCGCTCGCTGCCGCGAGCCACGGCGCGCTCGAGCTCTCCGGCACGGAGCCCAACCGGGTGAAGGCAGCGTCCGCCCGCGCCCGCGGGCTGGACGTGCGCGGCCTGGATGAAGACCGAGACGGAGCCCCGTTTTGCGGCATCTCGCTCCTGAACGTCTTCGGTCATCTGCCCGATCCGCCGAGTCTCCTCGGTTGCCTGCGCGCGGAGCTCGCGCCCGACGGCGAGCTCCTGCTCCAGACCGGGAACTGGGCGGAGCTCGAGCGAGCGGAGATCCCGGATCGCCTGAACCTGCCCGACCACCTGAGCTTCGCCTCCGAGGCGCTGGTGCGTCGCGTGCTCGAGACCGCGGGCTTCAGCGTGGTCCGAGTGGGCAGGTTCGACATGTTCCGGCCGGGCCTGCTGGAGAAGGCCGCGCGAGCGCTGTTCGCGAAGCACGCTCGCCCGCGCGCCTGCGACTTGTGGTTTCGCGCCAGGCCCGCGTCATGA
- a CDS encoding glycosyltransferase codes for MTRRRHSIVCLSSQRWDDGMWTNKQHVMSRLGEDHDVYHVDFGPRPLGRVLLQALGGQVPPLPPHRLLTRPRVRKRDGVTVLDFYAPGLSEVLPPAHPLRTFAAFELRLRLLGRYLRRHRISSPILWVYHPGYGADVARLPHELLVYDCVDEYTAFPELARARRWIAQREAALCRRADLVFTTAASLQESKRRYNPEHTHLVHNVGDATHFNRALDPELEVPEELARLPRPVIGFVGAVSDYKLDLDWLLHLGRARPDFSLVLIGPTGLSDPGTDVSRLAALPNVHLFGHRDYRALPAYVKGFDVAVIPYRINEYTRGVFPIKFFELMASGRPVVISNLPALEEYYPHVLVARTADELVDRCEAALGDSAHARSVRLELAARNTWSDRVRALWEHVEGRLSERADWSRR; via the coding sequence ATGACCCGGCGACGTCACAGCATCGTGTGCCTGTCGTCACAGCGCTGGGACGACGGCATGTGGACCAACAAGCAGCACGTCATGAGCCGGCTCGGCGAAGACCACGACGTCTACCACGTGGACTTCGGCCCGCGCCCGCTCGGACGCGTGCTGCTTCAGGCCCTCGGCGGGCAGGTCCCTCCCCTGCCCCCCCACCGGCTGCTCACGCGCCCGCGCGTACGGAAGAGAGACGGCGTGACGGTGCTCGACTTCTACGCTCCGGGGCTCAGCGAGGTGCTGCCGCCCGCGCACCCGCTCCGCACCTTCGCCGCGTTCGAGCTCCGCCTGCGCTTGCTCGGGCGCTACCTTCGCCGCCACCGGATCTCGAGCCCGATCCTCTGGGTGTACCACCCCGGTTACGGCGCCGACGTCGCCCGACTGCCCCACGAGCTGTTGGTCTACGACTGCGTGGACGAGTACACGGCGTTCCCGGAGCTCGCGCGCGCGAGGCGCTGGATCGCGCAGCGCGAAGCGGCGCTGTGCCGTCGCGCCGACCTCGTGTTCACCACCGCCGCGTCACTCCAGGAGAGCAAGCGCCGGTACAATCCCGAGCACACTCACCTGGTACACAACGTGGGCGACGCAACCCATTTCAACCGGGCGCTCGATCCCGAGTTGGAGGTACCGGAAGAGCTCGCCCGCCTGCCGCGGCCCGTCATCGGCTTCGTCGGCGCCGTCAGCGACTACAAGCTCGACCTCGACTGGCTGCTCCACCTCGGCCGCGCGCGCCCCGACTTCAGCTTGGTCTTGATCGGCCCGACGGGCCTCTCCGACCCCGGAACGGACGTGTCGAGGCTCGCCGCCCTGCCCAACGTGCACCTCTTCGGCCATCGGGACTACAGGGCGCTGCCGGCGTACGTGAAGGGGTTCGACGTCGCCGTGATCCCGTATCGCATCAACGAGTACACGCGAGGCGTCTTCCCCATCAAGTTCTTCGAGCTGATGGCCTCGGGGCGCCCGGTGGTCATCTCGAACCTACCGGCGCTGGAGGAGTACTACCCGCACGTCTTGGTTGCGCGCACGGCGGACGAGCTCGTGGACCGGTGTGAGGCCGCGCTTGGCGACAGCGCGCACGCCCGCTCCGTGCGCCTGGAGCTGGCGGCGCGAAACACCTGGTCGGACCGCGTCCGGGCGCTCTGGGAACACGTGGAGGGGCGCCTGTCGGAACGAGCAGACTGGTCACGGCGCTGA
- a CDS encoding glycosyltransferase, producing the protein MLSSPAIMPRASVIVATYNQPEYLRLVLASLSVQTARDFEVIVSDDGSRPDTGELVASLQKTSPFPLKYHWQEDTGYRLAEARNAGIRIADSDWMIFIDGDMVLHRRFVEAHLALAAENRLLLGGRVKLTQEFSRSLTPEDVLGEGITRRYYREYATCREKDYAPVYEKAHHKLSSAWIQRLGGTYIGGPLWIGDAIARAVPRPVYMKVAFKIGANFSTSRKVLERVNGFDRQFDGLSGEDGEFFWRCFNAGVVPRSVVLRAIGYHLWHREQWQRVGEQRDRSLGIERATREGKRTRAVHGLVDERSGSPSVASAP; encoded by the coding sequence GTGCTATCAAGCCCCGCCATCATGCCGCGCGCCTCGGTGATCGTCGCCACCTACAATCAACCGGAGTACCTCCGGCTCGTGCTCGCGTCGCTCAGCGTGCAGACGGCCAGGGACTTCGAGGTCATCGTCTCCGACGACGGCTCGCGACCCGACACGGGCGAGCTCGTCGCCTCGCTCCAGAAGACGTCGCCTTTTCCGCTCAAGTACCACTGGCAAGAAGACACGGGTTATCGCCTCGCGGAGGCCCGAAATGCGGGCATCCGCATCGCCGACTCCGACTGGATGATCTTCATCGACGGCGACATGGTCCTGCACCGGCGCTTCGTGGAAGCGCACCTGGCGCTCGCGGCCGAGAACCGGCTGCTGCTCGGCGGACGCGTCAAGCTCACCCAGGAGTTCTCGCGCTCCCTCACCCCCGAGGACGTGCTCGGCGAGGGCATCACGCGCCGTTACTACCGCGAGTACGCCACCTGCCGCGAGAAGGACTACGCGCCGGTCTACGAGAAAGCCCACCACAAGCTGTCGAGCGCGTGGATCCAACGCCTGGGCGGGACCTACATCGGCGGGCCCCTGTGGATCGGTGACGCGATCGCGCGCGCGGTGCCGCGCCCGGTCTACATGAAGGTGGCGTTCAAGATCGGGGCGAACTTCTCGACCAGCCGCAAGGTGCTGGAGCGCGTCAACGGCTTCGACCGCCAGTTCGACGGTCTGAGCGGTGAGGACGGCGAGTTCTTCTGGCGCTGCTTCAACGCCGGCGTGGTCCCGCGATCGGTGGTGCTCCGGGCGATCGGCTACCACCTCTGGCACCGCGAGCAGTGGCAGCGGGTCGGGGAGCAGCGCGACCGCTCGCTCGGGATCGAGCGCGCGACGCGCGAGGGCAAGCGCACGCGCGCCGTGCACGGGCTCGTGGACGAGCGCTCGGGCAGCCCGAGCGTCGCGTCAGCGCCGTGA
- a CDS encoding glycosyltransferase: MARVLLSYRDHAAPSGGGAVHGFQVVEQLKRLGHTVITAEKTHDARLERHPRTLRAMRGMLEQADVVYMRCHVRAWDELLLLVNRATHRRPVVVEVNAIAEEQYSHSESAWTHVRVAVERFQFHRMVGLSDAALCVSQQLADFVRATHPIAPERVHVVPNGGIPAPELPPPRGARPFRAVWAGYARWPWQALDTILAASKLLRERVPDAEVRLYTDGRAEDYAAWPAVRHFAPLPHAQMRQALQEADAALCLYRPMRRSPAGFYNSSLKLFDYMAAGLPVVASALGQICEVVDDGVNGYLVGDDPRAVAEALAKLAESPERARQMGAAARDTVIAGYTWDHVGERIQAVFDSLGVR, from the coding sequence TTGGCCAGGGTGCTGCTCTCCTACCGCGACCACGCCGCGCCCTCCGGCGGCGGCGCCGTCCACGGCTTCCAGGTGGTCGAACAGCTGAAGCGCCTCGGCCACACGGTCATCACCGCCGAGAAGACCCATGACGCCCGGCTGGAGCGTCACCCGCGCACGCTTCGCGCGATGCGCGGCATGCTCGAGCAGGCCGACGTCGTCTACATGCGCTGCCACGTGCGCGCGTGGGACGAGCTCCTTCTCTTGGTGAACCGCGCGACCCACCGGCGGCCGGTGGTGGTCGAGGTGAACGCGATCGCCGAGGAGCAGTACTCGCACTCCGAGAGCGCCTGGACCCACGTTCGGGTCGCCGTGGAGCGCTTCCAGTTCCACCGCATGGTCGGGCTGTCGGACGCGGCCCTGTGCGTCTCCCAGCAGCTGGCGGACTTCGTCCGCGCGACCCACCCGATCGCGCCGGAGCGGGTCCACGTGGTGCCGAACGGCGGGATCCCGGCGCCGGAGCTGCCCCCGCCGCGCGGCGCGCGACCCTTCCGCGCGGTCTGGGCAGGCTACGCGCGCTGGCCGTGGCAGGCGCTCGACACCATCCTCGCGGCGTCGAAGCTACTCCGGGAGCGCGTGCCGGACGCCGAGGTGCGGCTCTACACGGACGGCCGGGCCGAGGACTACGCGGCCTGGCCGGCGGTGCGTCACTTCGCGCCGCTGCCGCACGCCCAGATGCGCCAGGCGTTGCAGGAGGCGGACGCCGCGCTCTGCCTGTACCGGCCGATGCGGCGCTCGCCGGCGGGCTTCTACAACTCCTCACTCAAGCTCTTCGACTACATGGCGGCGGGCCTCCCCGTCGTGGCCTCCGCCTTGGGGCAGATCTGCGAGGTCGTGGACGACGGCGTGAACGGCTACCTGGTCGGCGACGACCCGCGGGCGGTGGCAGAGGCGCTGGCGAAGCTCGCCGAGAGCCCCGAGCGCGCGCGACAGATGGGCGCCGCGGCGCGTGACACCGTGATCGCCGGGTACACTTGGGACCACGTCGGCGAGCGCATCCAGGCCGTGTTCGACTCGCTGGGTGTTCGCTGA
- a CDS encoding alkaline phosphatase family protein produces the protein MDKKTRRLVLWASFLPLVLVLAYLRIHLGGAESAASAEVPAAGAGVPAAACSFPGRTEERRRLVIGIVDSLRAETALDPGVMPWLAQHKDQALWGRMQPCLSQLSLLCFRTIFEGSEPLLVTGFHNFSGMQVQAPSLVHRLAARGVRVAAVADQAFIKLYAPSLAVHAMFEDRPRGTDRDAFGRQKTFEWLSDPSLDVIVSHVIDTDATAHRYGVGAPEYVEKFKEADSFLQQVASRLGPRDSMIVLGDHGHSPEGHHSSGIPATTVVVASGPWFPKGRRVDVTMASAYFLAGAVTCETTPPGYTGQQPFEALTWPEPTREAFRAASPPPSKPSASFDIFLDAPALAAGLFLLVLLLGALGGAIKPATLLVATFGLVVAALLPGRSILAVATVAVGALGIRHQSVDRRTALLLGLALGVGLLGGLFAPQVIVPLQNQVNPTWTLATWSALSVLIVALSFVTRRFLDLPGSLSFGFTAWAFILYALFLGPYYYGAIRLLPFGAIALIAAFAARAPRGERRSLLPWLAVAVLPLIPILFPMMKEWNPRWVLLGFVEGRGPLVVGGASLGAFVAAAALTRDARAWARPAVAVGLLVAIGIGTKLAEWTLLGAVLVMIAYVGWMKLAERLAGAHPSGSWLVPIGQVSFVLSLLFVLLGGYRFANVDFRFALALSPVEAGEARALALAVPLCVVKYLVPLGLLLWQGPRVDARSAPLLLLKLLTLGAGLLGMQLSGAPSLALFRQLQSQELAIMVLVYAIVGIACAVRPALPRVGARR, from the coding sequence GTGGACAAGAAGACCCGTCGTCTCGTGCTCTGGGCGAGCTTCTTGCCGCTGGTGCTGGTGCTGGCCTACCTGCGCATCCACCTCGGAGGCGCCGAGAGCGCGGCGAGCGCCGAGGTGCCCGCCGCCGGGGCCGGCGTGCCGGCCGCCGCGTGCAGCTTTCCCGGCCGCACTGAAGAGCGGCGGCGGCTCGTGATTGGCATCGTGGACAGCCTGAGAGCCGAGACCGCCCTCGACCCCGGGGTGATGCCGTGGCTGGCTCAGCACAAGGACCAGGCGCTCTGGGGGCGCATGCAGCCCTGCCTGTCGCAGCTCTCGCTGCTCTGCTTCCGCACCATCTTCGAGGGCTCCGAGCCCCTGCTCGTGACGGGCTTTCACAACTTCTCCGGCATGCAGGTCCAGGCGCCGAGCCTGGTGCACCGGCTCGCCGCGCGGGGCGTTCGCGTGGCGGCCGTGGCGGATCAGGCCTTCATCAAGCTCTACGCGCCCTCGCTCGCGGTCCACGCGATGTTCGAGGACCGCCCGCGCGGAACCGACCGCGACGCGTTCGGACGGCAGAAGACCTTCGAGTGGCTGAGCGATCCGTCGCTGGACGTGATCGTGTCGCACGTGATCGACACCGACGCGACGGCGCACCGCTACGGCGTCGGAGCGCCGGAGTACGTCGAGAAGTTCAAGGAGGCCGACTCGTTCCTGCAACAGGTGGCCAGCCGCCTGGGCCCGCGCGACTCGATGATTGTCCTCGGTGACCACGGCCACAGCCCGGAGGGCCACCACTCCTCGGGGATCCCCGCCACCACCGTGGTCGTCGCGTCGGGGCCCTGGTTCCCCAAGGGGAGGCGCGTGGACGTGACGATGGCCTCCGCTTATTTCCTCGCCGGCGCCGTCACCTGCGAGACGACGCCGCCTGGGTATACCGGCCAGCAGCCCTTCGAGGCGCTGACCTGGCCCGAGCCCACCCGTGAAGCGTTCCGCGCCGCCTCGCCCCCGCCGTCCAAGCCGAGCGCGAGCTTCGACATCTTCCTCGACGCTCCGGCGCTCGCCGCAGGACTGTTCCTTCTGGTGCTGCTCCTCGGCGCGCTGGGGGGCGCCATCAAGCCGGCGACGCTGCTCGTGGCGACCTTCGGCCTGGTCGTGGCGGCCCTGCTGCCGGGGCGATCGATCTTGGCGGTCGCGACGGTCGCCGTCGGTGCGCTGGGGATCCGTCACCAGAGCGTGGACCGTCGGACGGCGCTGCTCCTGGGCCTTGCCTTGGGCGTGGGGCTCCTGGGCGGCCTGTTTGCGCCCCAGGTCATCGTACCGCTTCAGAACCAGGTCAACCCGACCTGGACGCTCGCGACCTGGTCCGCACTGAGCGTCCTGATCGTGGCGCTCTCGTTCGTCACCCGTCGCTTCCTCGACCTGCCGGGGTCGCTCTCGTTCGGCTTCACGGCCTGGGCCTTCATCCTCTACGCGCTCTTCCTAGGGCCCTACTACTACGGCGCGATCCGCCTCTTGCCCTTCGGCGCCATCGCGCTGATCGCGGCCTTTGCCGCTCGGGCCCCGCGGGGGGAGCGGCGCTCGCTCTTGCCGTGGCTCGCCGTCGCGGTGCTGCCGCTGATCCCGATCCTGTTCCCGATGATGAAGGAGTGGAACCCACGCTGGGTGCTGCTCGGCTTCGTGGAGGGTCGCGGCCCGCTGGTGGTCGGGGGCGCGTCGCTGGGCGCCTTCGTCGCCGCCGCGGCGCTGACGCGGGACGCACGCGCATGGGCGAGGCCCGCGGTCGCGGTCGGGCTCTTGGTGGCCATCGGCATCGGGACCAAGCTCGCCGAGTGGACGCTGCTCGGCGCGGTCCTGGTGATGATCGCGTACGTCGGCTGGATGAAGCTCGCGGAGCGCCTGGCCGGCGCGCACCCGAGCGGGAGCTGGCTCGTCCCGATCGGGCAGGTGAGCTTCGTCCTGAGCCTGCTCTTCGTGTTGCTCGGAGGCTACCGCTTCGCGAACGTGGATTTTCGTTTCGCCCTCGCGCTGAGCCCCGTGGAGGCCGGCGAAGCGCGCGCGCTCGCCCTCGCGGTGCCCCTCTGCGTCGTCAAATACCTGGTGCCGCTCGGGCTACTCCTCTGGCAGGGCCCGCGCGTGGATGCCCGCAGCGCCCCGCTCTTGCTCCTCAAGCTCTTGACTCTGGGCGCCGGGCTCCTGGGCATGCAGCTCTCGGGCGCGCCGAGCCTGGCCCTGTTCCGGCAGCTCCAGAGCCAGGAGCTCGCGATCATGGTCCTGGTCTACGCCATCGTGGGCATCGCCTGCGCGGTCAGGCCCGCGCTGCCGCGAGTCGGCGCGCGCCGTTGA
- a CDS encoding radical SAM protein produces the protein MFILDRLLYSPFLAQLVVTRRCNLACGYCNEFDAVSKPVPLEVLKQRIDRLRALGTFTLELTGGEPMMHPDIYELIRYARSLGFFKVMMISNAYLFNEARIRKLNEAGLQGLQISVDGVLPNDVTVKVLKPMRNKLLAVSRVARFPVVLSAVLGASPPEDVLEVVRFAKEHGFRPRVLVLHGGDGQSKMTPAERDVYRQVQAAIGNRFKEAHDYRSRILTEGAAPFKCRAGSRYLYVDEFGVVHWCSQTREAFGVPLADYDLTELKRQFATQKDCNAQCTLGCARTNSAPDEWRPQRLRLPVVPATSAGEVA, from the coding sequence GTGTTCATCCTCGACCGGCTGCTCTACTCGCCGTTCCTCGCCCAGCTCGTGGTCACGCGCCGCTGCAACCTGGCCTGCGGCTACTGCAACGAGTTCGACGCGGTGTCGAAGCCGGTCCCGCTCGAGGTGCTGAAGCAGCGCATCGATCGGCTGCGCGCCCTCGGGACCTTCACCCTGGAGCTGACCGGCGGCGAGCCGATGATGCACCCGGACATCTACGAGCTGATCCGCTACGCGCGCTCCCTCGGGTTCTTCAAGGTGATGATGATCAGCAATGCGTACCTGTTCAACGAAGCGCGGATCCGCAAGCTGAACGAGGCGGGGCTCCAGGGGCTGCAGATCAGCGTGGACGGCGTGCTGCCGAACGACGTCACGGTGAAGGTGCTGAAGCCGATGCGCAACAAGCTGCTCGCCGTGTCGCGCGTCGCGCGCTTCCCGGTGGTGCTGAGCGCGGTGCTGGGCGCGTCGCCGCCCGAAGACGTGCTCGAGGTCGTGCGGTTCGCGAAGGAGCACGGCTTCCGCCCGCGCGTGCTGGTGCTCCACGGGGGCGACGGCCAGAGCAAGATGACGCCGGCCGAGCGCGACGTGTACCGCCAGGTGCAGGCCGCGATCGGGAACCGCTTCAAGGAAGCGCACGACTACCGCTCGCGGATCCTGACCGAGGGGGCGGCCCCGTTCAAGTGTCGCGCCGGGAGCCGCTACCTCTACGTCGACGAGTTCGGCGTGGTGCACTGGTGCTCGCAGACCCGCGAGGCCTTCGGCGTGCCCCTCGCGGACTACGATCTGACCGAGCTCAAGCGGCAGTTTGCCACGCAGAAGGACTGCAACGCCCAGTGCACGCTCGGCTGCGCCCGGACCAACAGCGCCCCCGACGAGTGGCGGCCGCAACGCTTGCGCCTGCCCGTCGTGCCGGCGACCAGCGCGGGCGAAGTGGCGTGA